In Segatella copri, the DNA window ACCCACCTTCACCTTGTCGCCCTTGGCAACTACAGGCTTGGCAGGAGCACCGATGTGCTGACCAAGTGGGAAAATAGCCTGCTTAGGAAGAGGAGCTACCTGAGTAGCCATCTCGGCAGTAATCTTATTCTCTTCTGGGTGAACTCCACCAATTCTAAAAGTTCTCAAATTCATGATTTAATCCTCCTTCTTCTTAACTGGGAAATTAACTTTTACGAGAGCACCTGTTGGGCATTCGTCAACACACTTGGTACACATGCGGCACTTATTGAAGTCAACATAAGCCACATTGTTCTCAATGGTGATAGCATCAAACTTGCAGACCTTCTGACACTTACCGCATCCGATGCAAGCAACACTACAAGCCTTCTTGGCAACAGCGCCCTTGTCGTGGTTTACGCACTGAACGTAAACTCTACGGCCCTTAGGACCCTTCTTGCGGAGCTCGATGATATGACGTGGACAAGCGTTGGCGCAAGCACCACAACCCGTACACTTCTCTTCATCAACCTCAGGAATGCCAGTTTCAGGATTGATAGAGATTGCGCCAAACTGGCAGGCAGCCACGCAATCGCCACAACCCAGACAGCCGAACCCGCAGCCTGTTTCGCCAGCGCCACATGAATTCATAGCTGCACAAGTGTGCAAACCATCATACTCGGCAATGCGAGGACGATTCTCGCAAGTACCATTACAACGAACCACAGCCACCTTTGGCTCGGTATTGGCTACTGCCATACCTAAAAGGTCGGCTACCTTGCCCATCACGTCGGCACCACCTACCGGACACATCAGTCCATCGATAGAACCGGCATCAGCACCCTTCACCAGAGCTGCAGCCATACCGGAACATCCGGCAAAGCCGCAACCACCACAGTTGGCACCTGGCAAAATCTCTCCTACCTGGCCCAAGCGAGGGTCTTCTTCGACGGCAAACTTCTTAGATACTCCGAAGAGAACCAACGCTGCAATCAGCGCGATTGCTCCGAGAACCAAGACAGCAATCAAAATAAAATTCATAATTTTTTGTGTTTTGTTTTGTTATTTTCTTTGTTTTAAAATAAAAGCTCATCGCTGAAGCCACAGAAGCACATCACGTACCCTATGATTCTATAGAGAAGCTCAGTTTGTTTTTAAGTTTGTTTCTGAATAAGTAGAGCACCACATAGTATGGAATGAGAATGCCCAATGCCGAGAGCGCTGCGGCTCCCTCTGAGTGAGTAGCTTTCAGTACACCCACCAAAGCGATCACCATCAGTATCAGCGGCAACAGATAGCCATAGAAACTGGCTCTGAATCCTACAGCCGAATCAGCCGTCACCACTACGCTATCGCCTTTGTGGTAGAGAGACGCCTCTGAGGTAGAAACCTCAATCATCTTCTCTTTCGATTCAGATGCAGTACAATGAGCAGCCACCTTGCAAGCGCTGCAGGCTGACGACTGTACGATGCGAATGCACACACAACCTTCTTCTACGCTTTCTACGATGCCAGAATGTTTTATTTTGTTATTCATTTGTAATGTTGAGATTGCATTTTTGCAATTCAAGTGCAAAGATACTACATTATTTAGAAATGGCAAACAAAATCGAAAAGAAAATATAAAAAAAGAAGCGTAAACGTTATCTATACCCTGGAATCAGGCAGTTTGAGAACAAATTAAAAGCAAAAATGCTTTTTTTTAGCAACTTCTTTTGGTGATATCAATTTTTTATGTATCTTTGCATTGATTATTAAAGAATTGATATGGAAACATTAGAGCAAACAATCATGCAAGTAGAGCGCTTTATCAGAAAAGTGGCTCAAAAGTTCCCAGCGCCAGAATCTGACGACGAGACTTCTCAAATGACCGACATCCACGTAAGGGTTTCGCAAGACAGTGGCGAACTCCTGGCCTTTGACGACGATGACAACGAGATTACCCGCTGCGTTGTTGAGCAATGGATAGAAAACAAGGATGAAGACTTCTACGACGAGGTAGCAAAGCTGCTTCGCGATGTATTGCGCAAACAGGCTGATATCATAGATCATCTCGGCATTCTCAAGCCATACAGCTTTGTGCTCGAAGATGAGGATAAAGAGCATATTGGCGAGCTCTATCTTGCTGACGATGATACGATCATCGTAGGTGGTGATTTGATGGAGAATCTGGACAACGATCTGGATAACTTCCTGAACGACCTGCTGAAAGAATAAAAAAATACCGGATGAAAGAACTACCCGCTCCCCCATCCCAACAAAATAAAAAACCGTTGCACTCTCTCCTATCGAGTACAACGGTTTTCTGTTTTTAACGGTCTTTCCGTTTATATCATCTAACCAATCTAAAAAGAAATTTTCTTTTTCTTACCTTTACTTTCGTTTCCTACACGGTCGAGAGCAGTTACTACATACACATATTTCTTGCCACTCACATAAGGGATGCGATAGAAATTATCATAAGTAACTGCCTGGAGTGCAGAAACATCATTGAGATTTACCTTAGCACCTTTCTCAAAACGGTAGATAGCAAAACGGTTCACCTGATCGCCCCACTTTTTCTTGCTAGCCTTAGGAGCCTTCCATACCAGCAGCGGACCTTTCTCGGTCCACATCAGTTTGACACCCTTTACCCCCTTTGGCGCCTTATTATCAAGGAAAGGCATAGAGGGTGGCAATGCTGGATACTTCCAATAATTGTTGCGGAGTGTATGTCCTATATTACCTACATTATCGGCAGCTGTCTGCGCATACCAGAGCACAGTGCCCTTCACATTATTCATCTGCTGATGCAAACGG includes these proteins:
- a CDS encoding Fe-S cluster domain-containing protein yields the protein MNFILIAVLVLGAIALIAALVLFGVSKKFAVEEDPRLGQVGEILPGANCGGCGFAGCSGMAAALVKGADAGSIDGLMCPVGGADVMGKVADLLGMAVANTEPKVAVVRCNGTCENRPRIAEYDGLHTCAAMNSCGAGETGCGFGCLGCGDCVAACQFGAISINPETGIPEVDEEKCTGCGACANACPRHIIELRKKGPKGRRVYVQCVNHDKGAVAKKACSVACIGCGKCQKVCKFDAITIENNVAYVDFNKCRMCTKCVDECPTGALVKVNFPVKKKED
- a CDS encoding SoxR reducing system RseC family protein, whose product is MNNKIKHSGIVESVEEGCVCIRIVQSSACSACKVAAHCTASESKEKMIEVSTSEASLYHKGDSVVVTADSAVGFRASFYGYLLPLILMVIALVGVLKATHSEGAAALSALGILIPYYVVLYLFRNKLKNKLSFSIES